One genomic segment of Bradyrhizobium prioriisuperbiae includes these proteins:
- a CDS encoding glycosyltransferase family 2 protein: MMLGADVSNLTGDARAAAAHGLTIIVPVYNEAAGLALLHDRLIELARTLKQRHGLAVEVVYVDDGSADTTLAIACGLPATAIDVQVVSLSRNFGKEAALMAGLDYARRGATLFMDGDGQHSPDLVERLVAHWINDGYDVVYTAKAHRSNESLLRRLSVQGFYTLINWGARQKIPEDAGDFRLLSPRATAALRQLPERNRFFKGLASWIGFRQLRVDYEPEARAHGQTSFNAGRLIGLSIEGLTSFSVAPLRVASLLGLLLAFAAFLFGLSILWETFITGKSVPGYPSLVVGLMTIGGVQLLMIGVMGEYIGKILSELKARPVYFIAEHTVKSAEPEKSASDSVGNAAG; this comes from the coding sequence ATGATGCTTGGTGCCGACGTTTCCAATCTGACCGGTGATGCCCGTGCAGCCGCAGCTCACGGGCTGACCATCATCGTGCCCGTGTACAACGAGGCTGCGGGTCTGGCGTTGCTGCACGACCGGCTGATCGAACTCGCCCGGACCCTGAAGCAGCGTCACGGCCTTGCGGTCGAGGTGGTCTATGTGGATGACGGCAGCGCCGACACCACGCTGGCCATCGCCTGCGGCCTGCCGGCCACCGCGATCGACGTCCAGGTGGTGTCGCTGTCGCGCAATTTCGGCAAGGAAGCCGCCCTGATGGCCGGTCTCGACTATGCCCGCCGCGGCGCAACGCTGTTCATGGACGGCGACGGCCAGCACTCGCCCGACCTCGTCGAACGGCTGGTCGCCCACTGGATCAATGACGGTTATGACGTGGTCTATACCGCGAAAGCGCATCGCAGTAACGAATCGCTGCTCCGCCGCCTGTCGGTGCAGGGCTTCTACACGCTGATCAATTGGGGGGCCCGGCAGAAGATCCCGGAAGACGCCGGTGATTTTCGTCTGCTGTCGCCGCGGGCGACGGCGGCGCTGCGGCAGCTTCCCGAGCGCAACCGCTTCTTCAAGGGGCTCGCGAGCTGGATCGGTTTCCGCCAGCTCCGTGTCGACTATGAACCCGAAGCGCGTGCCCACGGCCAGACCTCGTTCAATGCCGGCCGCCTGATCGGACTGTCGATCGAAGGCCTGACCTCGTTTTCGGTTGCACCGCTGCGGGTGGCCAGCCTGCTCGGGCTGCTGTTGGCCTTCGCCGCCTTCCTGTTCGGCCTGTCGATCCTGTGGGAGACCTTCATCACCGGCAAGTCGGTGCCGGGCTATCCGTCGCTGGTGGTCGGCCTGATGACCATCGGCGGCGTGCAGTTGCTGATGATCGGGGTGATGGGCGAGTATATCGGCAAGATCCTGTCCGAATTGAAGGCACGTCCGGTCTATTTCATCGCCGAACACACCGTGAAGTCTGCAGAGCCGGAAAAATCCGCGAGCGACTCCGTTGGAAACGCCGCCGGATGA